One Prochlorococcus marinus XMU1406 DNA window includes the following coding sequences:
- a CDS encoding S1C family serine protease: protein MQKYFDFKKTLYLLIFFIGLSNSNTFANKKINENILLSFNNSDICENQKFSVEEVNKIMEDKVVTIYSTIDKDDYVGSGFVISHHNEETYILTNSHVIQTDENIFIKWLDGNMDRAKVLFDGKGEADINDIALIKIKGISGKPVIIKKNPTIIGKEVVAIGSPDNLEYSISKGIISSIREQGTVLQTDAAINGGNSGGPLIERSGCVVGMNTWGKSEFNTGLNFAISNKVLNRFVKKFLPDYALRKKEYQIKFQKQKKFLMKKNNEGKTKKLIIQDKNNNYEADLDYFFFN from the coding sequence ATGCAGAAGTATTTCGATTTTAAAAAGACTTTATATCTTTTAATTTTTTTCATAGGTTTATCAAATTCAAATACATTTGCGAATAAAAAAATTAATGAAAATATACTACTCTCTTTTAATAACTCTGATATTTGTGAAAATCAAAAATTCTCAGTAGAAGAAGTTAATAAAATTATGGAAGATAAAGTTGTAACTATTTATTCAACAATAGATAAAGATGATTATGTTGGTTCAGGATTCGTAATTTCTCATCATAATGAGGAAACCTACATCTTAACTAATAGTCATGTAATACAGACTGATGAAAATATTTTTATTAAATGGCTGGATGGGAACATGGATAGAGCAAAAGTTTTATTCGATGGAAAGGGAGAAGCTGATATTAATGACATAGCGCTTATAAAAATTAAAGGCATATCCGGCAAGCCAGTTATTATTAAAAAAAATCCTACAATAATTGGGAAAGAGGTGGTTGCAATAGGATCTCCAGATAACCTCGAATATTCAATAAGTAAAGGTATTATAAGTTCTATTAGAGAACAAGGTACTGTGCTCCAAACTGATGCTGCTATAAATGGAGGGAATTCTGGTGGTCCTTTAATTGAGAGATCTGGTTGCGTAGTTGGAATGAATACGTGGGGGAAAAGCGAATTTAATACAGGTTTAAATTTTGCGATTTCAAATAAAGTTCTAAATAGATTTGTAAAGAAATTTTTGCCAGATTATGCATTAAGAAAAAAAGAATATCAAATAAAATTTCAAAAACAAAAAAAATTTTTAATGAAAAAGAATAATGAGGGCAAAACTAAGAAATTAATTATTCAAGATAAAAATAACAATTATGAGGCTGATCTTGATTATTTTTTCTTCAATTGA